A stretch of the Perca flavescens isolate YP-PL-M2 chromosome 3, PFLA_1.0, whole genome shotgun sequence genome encodes the following:
- the arhgef12a gene encoding rho guanine nucleotide exchange factor 12 isoform X1, producing MSDTQSSFTDRFPKKANRTSSILSKDHPPDKKPKSDKTSLPSNEFDPTEALVVQKSGSSSVLAEGKPESCGLVQRCVIIQKDENGFGLTVSGDNPVFVQLVKEDGAAMRAGVQTGDRIIKVNGTLVTHSNHIEVVKLIKSGSYVALTVLGRPPGLAQIPLSEAESEMLGVSISSPNSPAAERPYSPLDRLSSTQPPWDENSSVCNQRVDMLQKMLSKEQQELQTMKEEYSRNPSPKLLKDIQEAKKHIPQLHGQLIKATRATQEAVPGGDADDGSIFETGDNSTELSWSSTPISRGFGPGSPESLYPRESSCPSPKNTPRNSFNSCYSPEAEDATDLDSLSPTTVSSPSSFRLVSQIIGAEDDYFDSDPEQTNGQCNSFNSIEQLKSRPAHLAAFLHHVISQFDPAPVLCYLYADFYKQTNSKETRRVFMDLHTFFIDRGANLKVAVPESISTDLDRRRTELIPEEINRQHVQTLQDSLLPDIQKNLEDFRQKRSMGLTVAEVELTRLDQESVRDRVALERERSYAENIIAKIEDILLTTQTTEEEKCTTMQYVIYTYMKHLGVRVKEPRSLESKRVRINFLPKIKKSIKKEKEGEEKVKKPRFPSILGPQRWPGPFETASVGKTLDGRPRPQKQLSQPSLGASDHMEAVHLKSSQSSDGSELTHSMSVNTSSPNNATYGSDTSRDTDMGGTPTSGLSRLSDGLQSDPLDRLHDPASPFELSSLEKLPEDGRESERTREGTPKAIRRLEGLGAADVQSEHVQGTVSEHDPPNWQQLVGREVLAGLRSHEIKRQEVINELFYTERAHVRMLRVLDHIFYQKLSKESILPPADIKNIFTNLDEILQLHVSILEQMAAVRKRNESSVIDQIGDDLLSWFSGGEEEKIKKAVGTFCSNQPFALEIIKTKEKNSRFTSFVQEAESNRLCRRLKLKDIIPVEMQRLTKYPLLLENIAKYTDNAVEKDKVKQAADCCRTILNHVNQAVKESEDKQRLEDYQRRLDLSSLKQTDNPMILELKNLDLTKRTMVHEGPLSWKVNKDKTIELYTLLLQDILVLLQKQDERLILKCHSKNLAGTADTKHIFSPIIKLNTVLVRSVATDNKSFFVLSMSENGAQIYELMAPTVSDQRTWQRLITQRADAMKVKPHSVIPLPQTDGERDGVEIITAGVSRLSRDPDRTSTGSTQSTDKESNPAPRIVTQASLQGNNPFEGVKAEEEEEEEEEEGFVDPEPPYQVAEDGKEGDSFDMFPSRADEALKTLAALKQVLVTQLMSQEAVEQTKRSTGARLLRTTSLRTPVDSRARVMAHNGSQTEDLTQDLGSGDTGFFDSPEDYAGYLVLEGYGGPGETSTDDDILASTTGKQLRTSQGCAADSGINLRFSSTSQAGSLSSFSRQVLSHLRNLQVNLNYLKEVEAKYNNLIRQRPERSAADTDGNKDKR from the exons GTTTCCCAAGAAAGCAAATAG AACCAGCAGCATTCTCAGTAAAGACCACCCCCCAGACAAGAAacccaaaagtgacaaaacctCACTTCCCTCCAATGAGTTTGACCCTACAG AAGCTCTGGTGGTACAGAAGAGTGGCAGCAGCAGTGTGCTAGCAGAGGGGAAGCCTGAGTCCTGTG GTCTGGTCCAGCGATGTGTAATCATCCAGAAAGATGAAAATGGCTTTGGGCTTACTGTCAGTGGTGACAACCCAGTGTTTGTGCAGCTTGTCAAAGAAG ATGGGGCTGCTATGCGGGCAGGTGttcagacaggagacaggatCATCAAG GTTAACGGGACCCTTGTTACACATTCTAATCACATTGAGGTGGTGAAGCTTATCAAAT CGGGCTCCTATGTGGCCCTCACAGTGTTGGGGCGTCCTCCAGGGCTTGCCCAGATCCCTTTGTCTGAAGCGGAGTCTGAAATGTTGGGCGTTAGCATTTCCTCTCCAAATTCCCCAGCAGCAGAACGCCCCTACAGTCCTCTGGACCGCCTCTCCTCCACTCAACCACCATGG GATGAGAATAGCAGTGTCTGCAACCAGAGGGTTGACATGTTGCAAAAGATGCTCTCAAAAGAGCAGCAGGAGCTGCAG ACCATGAAGGAGGAGTACAGCAGGAACCCCTCCCCCAAACTACTGAAAGACATCCAGGAAGCTAAGAAACACATTCCTCAGCTGCATGGTCAGCTCATCAAGGCCACTCGGGCAACACAG GAGGCTGTTCCAGGTGGTGATGCAGATGATGGTAGCATTTTTGAGACAGGAGACAACAGTACAGAGCTGTCATGGAGCAGCACTCCT ATATCTCGTGGCTTTGGGCCTGGATCTCCAGAGAGCCTGTACCCAAGAGAGTCATCCTGCCCCAGCCCAAAGAACACACCCAGGAACAGTTTCAACTCCTGCTACTCTCCAGAGGCAGAGGACGCCACTGACCTG gACTCTCTGTCCCCTACCACAGTCAGCAGTCCCTCTTCCTTCCGCCTCGTCTCGCAAATCATTGGAGCTGAGGACGACTATTTTGATTCAGACCCGGAGCAG ACTAATGGCCAATGTAACAGCTTTAACAGCATTGAGCAGCTCAAGTCTCGTCCGGCCCACCTCGCAGCCTTCCTTCACCATGTCATCTCTCAGTTTGACCCTGCTCCTGTG CTGTGCTACCTCTATGCTGACTTTTACAAGCAGACCAACTCCAAAGAGACCAGACGGGTGTTCATGGACCTCCACACCTTCTTCATTGACCGTGGAGCA aatTTGAAGGTTGCTGTTCCTGAATCCATCTCTACCGATCTCG ACCGGCGGCGGACAGAACTGATCCCTGAGGAAATAAACAGACAACATGTTCAAACACTGCAGgactctctgctccctgacatCCAGAAGAACCTTGAGGATTTCAG GCAGAAGCGCAGTATGGGCCTAACGGTGGCTGAAGTAGAGTTGACCAGACTGGACCAAGAGAGCGTCAGAGACCGTGTCGCTCTGGAGCGAGAGCGCTCATATGCTGAAAACATCATCGCCAAGATAGAGGATATCCT GTTAACGACTCAGACCACAGAGGAAGAGAAATG cACTACAATGCAGTAtgtcatttatacatacatGAAGCACCTTGGAGTGAGGGTCAAGGAGCCTCGCAGTCTGGAGTCCAAACGGGTCAGGATCAACTTTCTTCCCAAGATCAAG aaaagcatcaagaaagaaaaggaaggagAAGAGAAGGTGAAGAAACCCAGATTTCCCAGTATCCTTGGACCTCAACGTTGGCCCGGCCCCTTTGAAACAGCATCGG TGGGTAAAACCTTGGATGGTCGGCCCAGGCCGCAGAAACAGTTGTCTCAGCCTTCGCTGGGGGCAAGTGATCACATGGAAGCTGTTCATCTAAAAAGCAGCCAATCGAGCGATGGCTCTGAACTCACACACTCCATGTCTGTCAACACCTCATCCCCAAACAACGCCACCTATGGCTCAGACACTAGCCGAGACACTGATATGG GTGGGACTCCGACCTCAGGCCTCTCCAGGCTGAGTGACGGTCTTCAGTCCGATCCTCTTGACAGGCTTCACGACCCTGCTTCTCCCTTTGAACTTTCCAGCCTGGAAAAACTGCCAGAGGACGGCAGAGAAAGCGAAAG AACCCGTGAGGGAACACCAAAGGCCATAAGAAG GCTTGAGGGACTGGGTGCAGCTGATGTCCAGAGTGAGCACGTCCAGGGAACAGTCTCTGAGCATGACCCTCCAAACTGGCAGCAGCTAGTGGGACGAGAGGTCCTTGCGGGTCTCAGGTCTCACGAAATCAAGAGACAGGAAGTTATCAATG AGCTGTTTTATACAGAGCGTGCGCATGTTAGGATGCTGAGAGTTTTGGACCACATTTTCTACCAGAAGCTCTCCAAAGAGTCCATCCTGCCTCCGGCGGACATCAAGAACATCTTCACCAACCTAGACGAGATTCTACAGCTGCAtg TTTCAATACTGGAGCAAATGGCAGCCGTTCGGAAGAGAAATGAGTCTTCAGTAATTGATCAGATAGGAGACGACTTGCTCTCCTGG TTCAGcggtggagaggaggagaagatcaAGAAGGCAGTGGGGACTTTCTGCAGCAACCAGCCTTTTGCTCTGGAGATCATAAAGACCAAGGAGAAGAACTCGCGGTTTACATCGTTCGTCCAG GAGGCAGAGAGTAACAGACTGTGTCGGCGACTGAAACTTAAGGATATCATTCCCGTAGAGATGCAGCGGCTCACCAAGTACCCCCTCCTACTAGAGAACATTGCCAAGTACACAg ACAACGCAGTGGAGAAGGACAAAGTGAAGCAGGCAGCAGACTGCTGCAGAACGATCCTCAATCACGTCAACCAGGCTGTGAAAGAATCGGAGGACAAGCAG AGGTTGGAGGACTATCAGAGAAGATTGGACCTCTCCTCTCTAAAGCAGACCGACAACCCCATGATCCTGGAGCTAAAG AATTTGGATTTAACCAAGAGAACGATGGTGCACGAGGGACCACTGTCATGGAAAGTGAACAAAGACAAGACTATTG AGTTGTACACACTCCTCCTGCAGGACATCCTGGTTTTGCTACAGAAGCAAGATGAGCGCCTGATCCTGAAGTGTCACAGTAAAAACCTGGCAGGCACCGCAGACACCAAACATATCTTCAGCCCCATCATCAAACTCAATACTGTGCTGGTGCGCTCTGTGGCCACAG ACAACAAGTCCTTCTTCGTCCTATCCATGTCAGAAAACGGAGCCCAGATCTATGAGTTGATGGCGCCCACAGTTTCAGATCAGAGAAC GTGGCAGCGTCTAATCACCCAGAGAGCTGATGCCATGAAAGTCAAACCTCACAGCGTCATACCATTACCTCAGACTGA TGGGGAGAGAGACGGCGTGGAGATCATTACAGCAGGTGTTTCCAGGCTGAGTCGAGACCCAGACCGCACATCCACCGGCAGCACCCAGTCCACAG ATAAAGAGAGCAATCCAGCCCCTAGAATTGTGACGCAGGCTTCTCTACAAGGTAATAATCCCTTTGAGGGAGTAaaggcagaggaagaggaagaagaggaggaggaggaaggtttTGTGGACCCAGAGCCTCCCTACCAAGTGGCTGAAGATGGCAAAGAAGGAGACTCGTTTGACATGTTTCCTTCCAGAGCAGACGAAGCATTGAAAACAT TGGCAGCATTAAAGCAGGTGTTGGTGACCCAGCTGATGTCCCAGGAGGCTGTAGAGCAAACCAAACGCTCCACGGGGGCACGTCTCCTCAGGACCACCTCTCTGCGGACCCCCGTAGACAGCCGCGCACGGGTGATGGCCCACAATGGCTCCCAGACAGAGGACCTGACTCAGGACCTGGGCTCTGGGGACACGGGCTTCTTCGATTCTCCTGAAGATTATG CAGGGTATTTAGTCCTGGAGGGTTACGGCGGCCCAGGGGAGACTAGCACAGATGATGACATCTTGGCATCAACCACAGGGAAGCAGCTGAGAACCTCACAAGGCTGTGCTGCCGACTCTGGCATCAACTTGAGGTTTTCTTCGACGTCACAGGCCGGCAGCCTCTCCTCTTTTAGCAGACAGGTCTTGTCTCACCTTAGAAACCTTCAGGTCAACCTCAACTACCTGAAG GAGGTTGAGGCCAAGTACAATAATCTAATACGCCAAAGGCCAGAGAGGTCAGCAGCAGACACGGATGGAAACAAAG ATAAGAGATAG
- the arhgef12a gene encoding rho guanine nucleotide exchange factor 12 isoform X2, with translation MSDTQSSFTDRFPKKANRTSSILSKDHPPDKKPKSDKTSLPSNEFDPTEALVVQKSGSSSVLAEGKPESCGLVQRCVIIQKDENGFGLTVSGDNPVFVQLVKEDGAAMRAGVQTGDRIIKVNGTLVTHSNHIEVVKLIKSGSYVALTVLGRPPGLAQIPLSEAESEMLGVSISSPNSPAAERPYSPLDRLSSTQPPWDENSSVCNQRVDMLQKMLSKEQQELQTMKEEYSRNPSPKLLKDIQEAKKHIPQLHGQLIKATRATQEAVPGGDADDGSIFETGDNSTELSWSSTPISRGFGPGSPESLYPRESSCPSPKNTPRNSFNSCYSPEAEDATDLDSLSPTTVSSPSSFRLVSQIIGAEDDYFDSDPEQTNGQCNSFNSIEQLKSRPAHLAAFLHHVISQFDPAPVLCYLYADFYKQTNSKETRRVFMDLHTFFIDRGANLKVAVPESISTDLDRRRTELIPEEINRQHVQTLQDSLLPDIQKNLEDFRQKRSMGLTVAEVELTRLDQESVRDRVALERERSYAENIIAKIEDILLTTQTTEEEKCTTMQYVIYTYMKHLGVRVKEPRSLESKRVRINFLPKIKKSIKKEKEGEEKVKKPRFPSILGPQRWPGPFETASVGKTLDGRPRPQKQLSQPSLGASDHMEAVHLKSSQSSDGSELTHSMSVNTSSPNNATYGSDTSRDTDMGGTPTSGLSRLSDGLQSDPLDRLHDPASPFELSSLEKLPEDGRESERTREGTPKAIRRLEGLGAADVQSEHVQGTVSEHDPPNWQQLVGREVLAGLRSHEIKRQEVINELFYTERAHVRMLRVLDHIFYQKLSKESILPPADIKNIFTNLDEILQLHVSILEQMAAVRKRNESSVIDQIGDDLLSWFSGGEEEKIKKAVGTFCSNQPFALEIIKTKEKNSRFTSFVQEAESNRLCRRLKLKDIIPVEMQRLTKYPLLLENIAKYTDNAVEKDKVKQAADCCRTILNHVNQAVKESEDKQRLEDYQRRLDLSSLKQTDNPMILELKNLDLTKRTMVHEGPLSWKVNKDKTIELYTLLLQDILVLLQKQDERLILKCHSKNLAGTADTKHIFSPIIKLNTVLVRSVATDNKSFFVLSMSENGAQIYELMAPTVSDQRTWQRLITQRADAMKVKPHSVIPLPQTDGERDGVEIITAGVSRLSRDPDRTSTGSTQSTDKESNPAPRIVTQASLQGNNPFEGVKAEEEEEEEEEEGFVDPEPPYQVAEDGKEGDSFDMFPSRADEALKTLAALKQVLVTQLMSQEAVEQTKRSTGARLLRTTSLRTPVDSRARVMAHNGSQTEDLTQDLGSGDTGFFDSPEDYGYLVLEGYGGPGETSTDDDILASTTGKQLRTSQGCAADSGINLRFSSTSQAGSLSSFSRQVLSHLRNLQVNLNYLKEVEAKYNNLIRQRPERSAADTDGNKDKR, from the exons GTTTCCCAAGAAAGCAAATAG AACCAGCAGCATTCTCAGTAAAGACCACCCCCCAGACAAGAAacccaaaagtgacaaaacctCACTTCCCTCCAATGAGTTTGACCCTACAG AAGCTCTGGTGGTACAGAAGAGTGGCAGCAGCAGTGTGCTAGCAGAGGGGAAGCCTGAGTCCTGTG GTCTGGTCCAGCGATGTGTAATCATCCAGAAAGATGAAAATGGCTTTGGGCTTACTGTCAGTGGTGACAACCCAGTGTTTGTGCAGCTTGTCAAAGAAG ATGGGGCTGCTATGCGGGCAGGTGttcagacaggagacaggatCATCAAG GTTAACGGGACCCTTGTTACACATTCTAATCACATTGAGGTGGTGAAGCTTATCAAAT CGGGCTCCTATGTGGCCCTCACAGTGTTGGGGCGTCCTCCAGGGCTTGCCCAGATCCCTTTGTCTGAAGCGGAGTCTGAAATGTTGGGCGTTAGCATTTCCTCTCCAAATTCCCCAGCAGCAGAACGCCCCTACAGTCCTCTGGACCGCCTCTCCTCCACTCAACCACCATGG GATGAGAATAGCAGTGTCTGCAACCAGAGGGTTGACATGTTGCAAAAGATGCTCTCAAAAGAGCAGCAGGAGCTGCAG ACCATGAAGGAGGAGTACAGCAGGAACCCCTCCCCCAAACTACTGAAAGACATCCAGGAAGCTAAGAAACACATTCCTCAGCTGCATGGTCAGCTCATCAAGGCCACTCGGGCAACACAG GAGGCTGTTCCAGGTGGTGATGCAGATGATGGTAGCATTTTTGAGACAGGAGACAACAGTACAGAGCTGTCATGGAGCAGCACTCCT ATATCTCGTGGCTTTGGGCCTGGATCTCCAGAGAGCCTGTACCCAAGAGAGTCATCCTGCCCCAGCCCAAAGAACACACCCAGGAACAGTTTCAACTCCTGCTACTCTCCAGAGGCAGAGGACGCCACTGACCTG gACTCTCTGTCCCCTACCACAGTCAGCAGTCCCTCTTCCTTCCGCCTCGTCTCGCAAATCATTGGAGCTGAGGACGACTATTTTGATTCAGACCCGGAGCAG ACTAATGGCCAATGTAACAGCTTTAACAGCATTGAGCAGCTCAAGTCTCGTCCGGCCCACCTCGCAGCCTTCCTTCACCATGTCATCTCTCAGTTTGACCCTGCTCCTGTG CTGTGCTACCTCTATGCTGACTTTTACAAGCAGACCAACTCCAAAGAGACCAGACGGGTGTTCATGGACCTCCACACCTTCTTCATTGACCGTGGAGCA aatTTGAAGGTTGCTGTTCCTGAATCCATCTCTACCGATCTCG ACCGGCGGCGGACAGAACTGATCCCTGAGGAAATAAACAGACAACATGTTCAAACACTGCAGgactctctgctccctgacatCCAGAAGAACCTTGAGGATTTCAG GCAGAAGCGCAGTATGGGCCTAACGGTGGCTGAAGTAGAGTTGACCAGACTGGACCAAGAGAGCGTCAGAGACCGTGTCGCTCTGGAGCGAGAGCGCTCATATGCTGAAAACATCATCGCCAAGATAGAGGATATCCT GTTAACGACTCAGACCACAGAGGAAGAGAAATG cACTACAATGCAGTAtgtcatttatacatacatGAAGCACCTTGGAGTGAGGGTCAAGGAGCCTCGCAGTCTGGAGTCCAAACGGGTCAGGATCAACTTTCTTCCCAAGATCAAG aaaagcatcaagaaagaaaaggaaggagAAGAGAAGGTGAAGAAACCCAGATTTCCCAGTATCCTTGGACCTCAACGTTGGCCCGGCCCCTTTGAAACAGCATCGG TGGGTAAAACCTTGGATGGTCGGCCCAGGCCGCAGAAACAGTTGTCTCAGCCTTCGCTGGGGGCAAGTGATCACATGGAAGCTGTTCATCTAAAAAGCAGCCAATCGAGCGATGGCTCTGAACTCACACACTCCATGTCTGTCAACACCTCATCCCCAAACAACGCCACCTATGGCTCAGACACTAGCCGAGACACTGATATGG GTGGGACTCCGACCTCAGGCCTCTCCAGGCTGAGTGACGGTCTTCAGTCCGATCCTCTTGACAGGCTTCACGACCCTGCTTCTCCCTTTGAACTTTCCAGCCTGGAAAAACTGCCAGAGGACGGCAGAGAAAGCGAAAG AACCCGTGAGGGAACACCAAAGGCCATAAGAAG GCTTGAGGGACTGGGTGCAGCTGATGTCCAGAGTGAGCACGTCCAGGGAACAGTCTCTGAGCATGACCCTCCAAACTGGCAGCAGCTAGTGGGACGAGAGGTCCTTGCGGGTCTCAGGTCTCACGAAATCAAGAGACAGGAAGTTATCAATG AGCTGTTTTATACAGAGCGTGCGCATGTTAGGATGCTGAGAGTTTTGGACCACATTTTCTACCAGAAGCTCTCCAAAGAGTCCATCCTGCCTCCGGCGGACATCAAGAACATCTTCACCAACCTAGACGAGATTCTACAGCTGCAtg TTTCAATACTGGAGCAAATGGCAGCCGTTCGGAAGAGAAATGAGTCTTCAGTAATTGATCAGATAGGAGACGACTTGCTCTCCTGG TTCAGcggtggagaggaggagaagatcaAGAAGGCAGTGGGGACTTTCTGCAGCAACCAGCCTTTTGCTCTGGAGATCATAAAGACCAAGGAGAAGAACTCGCGGTTTACATCGTTCGTCCAG GAGGCAGAGAGTAACAGACTGTGTCGGCGACTGAAACTTAAGGATATCATTCCCGTAGAGATGCAGCGGCTCACCAAGTACCCCCTCCTACTAGAGAACATTGCCAAGTACACAg ACAACGCAGTGGAGAAGGACAAAGTGAAGCAGGCAGCAGACTGCTGCAGAACGATCCTCAATCACGTCAACCAGGCTGTGAAAGAATCGGAGGACAAGCAG AGGTTGGAGGACTATCAGAGAAGATTGGACCTCTCCTCTCTAAAGCAGACCGACAACCCCATGATCCTGGAGCTAAAG AATTTGGATTTAACCAAGAGAACGATGGTGCACGAGGGACCACTGTCATGGAAAGTGAACAAAGACAAGACTATTG AGTTGTACACACTCCTCCTGCAGGACATCCTGGTTTTGCTACAGAAGCAAGATGAGCGCCTGATCCTGAAGTGTCACAGTAAAAACCTGGCAGGCACCGCAGACACCAAACATATCTTCAGCCCCATCATCAAACTCAATACTGTGCTGGTGCGCTCTGTGGCCACAG ACAACAAGTCCTTCTTCGTCCTATCCATGTCAGAAAACGGAGCCCAGATCTATGAGTTGATGGCGCCCACAGTTTCAGATCAGAGAAC GTGGCAGCGTCTAATCACCCAGAGAGCTGATGCCATGAAAGTCAAACCTCACAGCGTCATACCATTACCTCAGACTGA TGGGGAGAGAGACGGCGTGGAGATCATTACAGCAGGTGTTTCCAGGCTGAGTCGAGACCCAGACCGCACATCCACCGGCAGCACCCAGTCCACAG ATAAAGAGAGCAATCCAGCCCCTAGAATTGTGACGCAGGCTTCTCTACAAGGTAATAATCCCTTTGAGGGAGTAaaggcagaggaagaggaagaagaggaggaggaggaaggtttTGTGGACCCAGAGCCTCCCTACCAAGTGGCTGAAGATGGCAAAGAAGGAGACTCGTTTGACATGTTTCCTTCCAGAGCAGACGAAGCATTGAAAACAT TGGCAGCATTAAAGCAGGTGTTGGTGACCCAGCTGATGTCCCAGGAGGCTGTAGAGCAAACCAAACGCTCCACGGGGGCACGTCTCCTCAGGACCACCTCTCTGCGGACCCCCGTAGACAGCCGCGCACGGGTGATGGCCCACAATGGCTCCCAGACAGAGGACCTGACTCAGGACCTGGGCTCTGGGGACACGGGCTTCTTCGATTCTCCTGAAGATTATG GGTATTTAGTCCTGGAGGGTTACGGCGGCCCAGGGGAGACTAGCACAGATGATGACATCTTGGCATCAACCACAGGGAAGCAGCTGAGAACCTCACAAGGCTGTGCTGCCGACTCTGGCATCAACTTGAGGTTTTCTTCGACGTCACAGGCCGGCAGCCTCTCCTCTTTTAGCAGACAGGTCTTGTCTCACCTTAGAAACCTTCAGGTCAACCTCAACTACCTGAAG GAGGTTGAGGCCAAGTACAATAATCTAATACGCCAAAGGCCAGAGAGGTCAGCAGCAGACACGGATGGAAACAAAG ATAAGAGATAG